The sequence below is a genomic window from Nicotiana tomentosiformis chromosome 6, ASM39032v3, whole genome shotgun sequence.
ACGCCTGCGACTCCccctttcgcaggtgcggaaaaaatagtagcagcagcttcagctgcattttttcACCTTTGACAAATCCGCtaaccacccagaatcaccccgaggccctcgggacctcaattaAAAATAcctacaagtcatatatcaacatacaaacttagtggaaccttcgaatcactcaaaacaatatccaaacactaaattaccctcggattcaagtctaagaacttctaaatttccaaattcggcaaccgatgccgaaaccaaccaaaccacgtccgaatgacctcaaattttgcacacacgtcaaaaatgacactacgaacctactctaacttccgaaattccattccgaccccgatatcgaatttttcactgccgaccaaaaatgtcaaattttcaatttcgccaaatcaagcctaattctactacggacctccaaatcacattccggacgcactcctaagtccaaaatcacctaacggagctaaaataaccatcataattcaaatccgagatcgtttacacataggtcaatatccggttgacgtttccaacttaaggttctaaataagagactaagtattttattccactccgaaaccactccggactcgaaccaactaacccggtatatcataatatagcttaagagcataaaggaaatagaaatggggaaaactgggctataactctcgaaacgaccggccgggtcattacacaaatACGCCCTTATTATTTGTGGACTGACTCATATTTTCCCCTCAAAATTACCGAAGTTTATTTTTCAACCAACCCTTTTATTTTAGTATCAAAAATTTATTTCACTTCTATTTCAATATCAATAAGAGGAAAaacaaaaagaataaaataaaataaaagaaaagaaaaagaacatgTAGAATTGTTTTCTTTTCAGAAATACACATTTACTTTAATTAATTCTCATTGATTTATGAATTTCAATTTGTATCTGTGTTCTTGAAGAATATGTATTTTTCCATAAAACATGATTGATATTCTGAAATTAAATTAGTATTCTGTTTAATTGTTGCTAAATTTTagcagaattaaaaaaaaaaaagacaagaaTTTGATGGGTTTTCGTATCTTTTAACCATTTTGGATatgtataatatttttagttaAAATTTCTTACAAGGAGTTTTTGGATTAAGAAGTATCTTGAATTTAGAGGATTAGAATTACATTATGATCttaatgaaaaaaaaattattagaaTATAAAATAAGAATTAGATAGTTTGACCTTAATACTATGTcactgatgtgtggctataatttcatagtttagtacattatgtgccttgcattttacatgctttaatgataattacactttatttgtgcataatggagtctattttatgtgtaggtgaattggagatgaaagtagagcaaaagggatacttaaacgttgaaagtgtgctcgagaacagtgaaaaagAGAGACCAGgatttagcctggcgaggccagcctaaggccaggctagaccaggctttagcctggcgaggccagccaaattctaagcgttaggctggcgacgccaggtccaatccgagttttgaagacttaatttattccgggtttgactaggacccgacccacacgtttagggtttcttctacacatataaatagacctaaaacactACTTGGAAGGGGGTTCTATCAGCAGCCATGTTTTTGGGGTTTTTGGAGCAGCCAAAGGTTTTGTGGGCAGCTAGAGGCAagaagagctggtggaatcaccCCTTGGAGTTAGAATCATtatttctacatcttttcatctttactctctattttaattatgcaaagtatttgggatattgttaatatgagtatgagtagataactttctaatctagggttttgatggaacctattgaaagatgattttcttgttatgttaatatagatttgccgtagtattttctctatttgttcaactatattattcttgtggttgattgaagggctctcaattagctgtgcctatttagtatgtattactcgggagagagtgcatatttaggtagttgttgaacaacatcactcctaaacatatatgagggatcaatacggaggtttaaaggtgggattagggataacgaaaccttggtgcgatctgagtgagctgtacttaatgccagctagcgtaatttgggagaatatgcctagtaaattgtggtaattactcgggagagagttacgacagttagagtgctcatggtcgatagagaagacttaggcaaatttataggaaacgaagaggaaatgattccgacaattggtgaaatcataactctagacctccttagtcttgtctataATTTCATCCATGTTAATTGATAGTTTTACTGCTTTGTAATATTTTCTagttaattagataaaaataaatattataatctttataattagaaaattacttggacttgtgtttcttagcgatATTGAACAGCTGTAGCTAAGctttagttctctgtgggattcgactccggacttgtaaaccggattatatttgcaacgaccgcttagtcctttttataaggcatagttgggcgtgatcaaattttggcgccgttgccggagaACTAACGGTTTAGTTGTAGGTATTTATATTACAAAGAAATGCATTGCTAGGTTGATAAAGAAACACTTATAGGCGTAGGTGTATATATTGCTAGgttgcaagtttgaacttttatttttcctttcttgtatttgattttttatttatttttgttttacttgttagtgttaaaaatatggcatcttggaattatgtgAGTTTTGAtattggtaattctacttttgatcctcctTATATATATAGTGGAGGAAACCACCCTgggcaaaattgtcaaaatattcccgagagtgagttatgtgcaccaactcaatcttatgtgtggaatgtgtgtgatatgtatggtggtcaagatggtcactttcatggttgtgcttatatttcttatgttcccccaaccccttactttgatggttcttctttttcttgtgaagttaatagaaACAAAGAACCCAGGAATGATAACCTGAAAGAGATCAGGAATATGCAAAAGTGCCTTGATATGTTAAAGTGCCTTGTGGAACAAAATAGTAAAAGACAGCTGCAGATAGAAAGGCAAGAGAAAACTATTCACAACTTGAAAGTTCAAGTGAATCAACTGGTTGAAGATCTTAATGCTCAACAAGTCAATATTGTGAATAGTATCCAAGAAAAGCGTGAATTAAATGCAGAAATTGAGGTAACAATAGAGGAGTCcatagtagaacaccaacaatcaatcaaactagaatttgaggatgccgatgttTTAGAAAAGATACTAGAGTCAAGCAAGGACATTGatgatacatatttagttgactctagtgtcattaGTGTTGAGGATGTAGACAGTCCCAATGTTCATGTAGTTGAACGCATTAGTCCACACTCCAAGCATTTTTctacattgtgtttggatgatgatatagaaatagagtcatccgagccacttgaggagtcaaggaatgaggatCAAAGCGCCTACATTCTGAAATGCTTCTTGCCAGAAAGTCGGGAATACACatctcatctaaaggccaagaagtgtagaATACTACATTGTTTTATTGGGCCAGTCAGATTCATTCCACCACCCCATGAGCATGATCATAGAGtagaatcaaaacttggggtccaattcatatgttcaaagtggaggcagaaagtgattcgtgtcgtgccacgacgttaaatcaagtgCTTGTTGGGAGAAAACCCAGTTttacttctttattttatttattatttttatttattatttttgtagtgtcgatTTTTTCTTTTCTAGGAGCATGGAAAGCAAAGCTATTAGAAGGATGCAACAGcaaaccagatggttggaactaagtgtgagatacccgcacgaaggaccaagcctgggagaagtctgagtaccccatgagttgctagtgcttcggcctttAGCCTACCATggagtctcttttaccctcttattagttatggtgtgcattggggacaatgcacaattttaagtgtggggtgaggagattgtctaggtgactttctatgctattttaattatgttagtttaattgattttttttttttttttagagaacagaaatagaaaagattggacttttcctgatgatggatctattagacaattttcttgagggatttaagtcaaaaggaaaaagacaaaaagattttcttttgttaggtagtgtagcaatcccccttggtttttctttgtaccgcggttcttttccaagggttttgtttgaaccaggtgtagttagttttatttgtttttaGGAATAGgaaccattgtgccatgaattgaattgaagaaatatctcttagctttgttatgccttgagaatagttagtaatatggttgtgacgcttaggctcggtttttgactctcgcataagtaccttaaatcataGTATCCTAATTTTACTTAACTTCTTTGACTGGAGTAtcgcgatgaaaccaatcctgagtgagttatgtgccatgcgtGTGTGAATTTTGTATgtattctatgcattgcatttgatgtctagaacttgcccagtGTATttacaaagcgaaatagtagtattattcagtctaggaagtgatataggcgtttctttgttaagccagatatataatgtttacccacctaaatgttatgtaccgtagttaaccccgttgagcctataatcttgtttctttggtaaccacattacaagtcgtacccctttgttttaatcgaccatatatttgaaccttttcgcctctcatgagcacttgaattattatgaactttataaaagttaaagtgtggggtggttggtttggctttggtgtggaactaatgaaataaggagaaaggtgcattgttttgaaaaaataagagccacttgaattgaaaaagaaagaaaagaaaaattagctATATTGTTGTGAAAactattccttgatagtggtgactcttgatgtaattgtgctaaaagaaatatggagttaatatatattgagGTGAAGgcggagttatggtttgacataagtatgggcttgagtgttaaagtatatgtattaaagtgcttaagggaggtgtagtcactcatatccaaatgtatcctacccgacccgcaacctacattacaaccaatgaaagtcctacttgatcttagactgaatgaactcgattagtagagtattacactacgggcaagcctatggtgcatcatttgtggcatatgaatgttatttctgagagcgagtgaattttgtctatcttgagttcctatgttcttaaaattcattgtgtgtggaactaagctctttgattgggtgagggcacatgattcatgAAAGAAAGGTAATATTGTTGACATCCATGTtggagtaagtaagtgaattgtgaataaggcatggtatttgtgagtcgaatcttgaggcgaggatatCACACTTATGtgcttaaactattttaaaaattcttggtgtaatgagttaggagaattgcttAAAAAAGCCGtatctataagtgtagtttgattgctcgaggacgagcaatgtttaagtgtggggtattgatgtgtggctataattccatagtttcgtacattatgtgccttgtattttacatgctttaatgataaattacactttatttatgcataatggagtctattttatgtgtaggtgaattggagatgaaagtatagcaaaagggatacttaaatgttgaaagtgtgctcgagaacagtgaaaaagagagaccaggctttagcctggcaaggccagccaaattccaggcgttaggctggcgacgccaggcctaacgccaggtccaatccgagttttgaagacttaattcattccgggtttgactaggacccggcccacacgtttagggtttcttctacacatataaatagacctaaaatacCACTTGGAAGGGGGTTCTATTAGCAGCCATGTTTTGGGGGGGTTTTGGAGCAGCCAAAGGTTTTGTGGGCAGCTAGAGGCAagaagagctggtggaatcaccCCTTGGAGTTAGAATCATtatttctacatcttttcatctttactctctattttaattttgcaaaatatttggaatattgttactatgagtatgagtagctaactttctaatctaggattttgatggaacctattgaaggatgattttcttgttatgttaatatagatttgccgtagtattttctctatttgttcaactatattattcttgtggttgattgaagggctctcaattagctgtgcctatttagtatgtattactcgggagagagtgcatatttaggtagttgttgaacaacatcactcctaaacgtatatgagggatcaatacggaggtttaaaggtgggattagggataacgaaaccttggtgcgatctgagtgagctgtacttaatgccagctagcgtaattcgggagaatatgcctagtaaattgtggtaattactcgggagagagttacgacagttagagtgctcatggtcgatagagaagacttaggcaaatttataggaaacgaagaggaaaggattccgacaattggggaaatcataactctagacctccttagtcttgtctataATTTCATCCATGTTAATTGATAGTTTTACTGCTTTACaatatttgctagttaattagataaaaataaatattataatctttataattaggaaattacttggacttgtgtttcttagcgatattgaacagctgtagctaagccttagttctctgtgagattcgactccggacttgtaaaccgaattatatttgcaacgaccgcttagtcctttttataaggaaTAGTTGGGCATGATCAGTCACTATCATTCTTTAAAGCCAAAGAGAATAATACAAATATAGCTTAATATTGGATCTTagtcattttttattatataccaCCTTTTTTCTCAATCACATTTATCCATTTTAGTCTTAACTCATTAATTATTATATCAactatttaaaaaaagaaaatcaaacatctatttttcattttataaaaatataatagtgcAACTCTTTACTATTTTTAGCATCACTTTTAAATTTCATTCTTAAGAAAATAAAAGGTATTAGTTGGACTGCTATTTTCTACATTGAGTACTTTCTCAAGACCGAATACTATAAATGAAATAACATTTTAGAAAATTTAGATAACAACTAAGTAAGCTATAATATCTAAATTTTGAGTAATATAGTAAACACAAACAGTATCTGCTCAAGTAAGATACATTATACCCCCCGTAAAATATAAGTATCGTGTTAACTTTTTCGAATTAACTTAATTAGTGCTATtgtaacaaatattttttttaaaatttacatTTGCTCTAATAActgatataaatatataatatttttttttaaaattttctatgCTTATTTGCATTTATCATGCGATATAATGATAATTtaatcaaataactttacaattAGTATTATTGACTAATTCTCATAATGATCGTGCAAAAATATTAAAAGACATTTTTGTCCAAACATAATATAACACAAATTGTTGGGTCCGTGCTAGCACGGGCCAACAACATCTAGTTTGGTATAAAATCTTAAGTACTAAGTACAGTTTCTATTATCTATTACAATTACAACTCTTTATTTTTACGTGTATTATTTCAAGTTGTGTCCATTTCTTATGACTTTTAGTGAAAATAATTTTAGGACTATTTTGGTCTATCAACGTTGTATTTgtgtttttataataatatagatatagatagatagacaATAATAGAGTAATATATACTATACTAACCTTATCATTTAATTAATGCAAATAATCTCTATATTATAAATGTGacttataataaaaaataaaaacaattaaAAGCGACGTGGGGTCGATCCTCGGCAACGTGCCACGCGTCCCGCTACGTTTTTGCTCCATCCCAGAAACACTAAAAAACGAATCTGTCAAATACCTCTCCTTAACAAATGCAAATTTAGTACATCCCCTTGTTGCTCGCATCTCTCAATTAACAGCCATGTCAGAAAGGAGATTTCGCTTTGGTTACGTACTTGCACCAAAGAAAGTAAGCAGCTTTATTCAAGATTCCCTCGTCAATCATGCCCAAGAACAAGGTATTGATCTAATCCCAATCGATCTGAATAAACCATTAATCGAACAAGGTCCTTTTGATTGTATTTTCCACAAGCTATATGGTCCTGAATGGAGAAAACAGTTGGAAGAATTTTCCCTTCAGAACCCAACCACCATCATTATAGATCCCATAGATGCTATTGAAAAACTCCACAACCGAATTTCAATGCTTGAAGTTGTTAACGAATTAAAAATCACCCAAGAaaatgaaactattggaatccctcttcagatttttattcaagaaaatTCCGATTCCCTCTTAGACCATATCACACGTCAAGGGTTGGATTTTCCCGTTATTGCTAAGCCTTTAATTGCTAATGGGACAGCTGATTCACACCAaatgtatttagttttaaaacCAGAAGGACTAGAAGAGCTGAAACCACCAATCGTGTTACAGGAGTTTGTTAATCATGGTGGAGTTATTTTTAAGGTTTATGTAGCAGGGGAACATGTGAAATGTGTGAAAAGAAGGTCATTGCCTGATATTTCTGAGGAGAAATTGGGCACTTTAGAGAATTTGATAGCGTTTTCGCAGATATCTAATTTGACTGCTCAAGATCAGAATGATGATAGTTTTGCTGCACTGATTGAAAATGCGGAGATGCCTCCGTTGGGATTTGTGACAGAAGTGGCTAATCAGTTGAGGGATGCTTTGAAGTTGCATCTTTTTAACTTTGATATGATAAGAGATACTAGAGCTGGAAATCGGTATCTTGTTATTGATATCAATTACTTCCCTGGATATGCTAAGATGCCGTCTTATGAAACTATATTGACTGCATTTTTCCTTGATATTGCTCGCCGGAAGCAAAACAACGAATCTGGTTAGCTTCTGATGATCGTATGGGCAGTGTAGTAGTTATGTTAGTTTTTTGCTGTTTTATTTCAGCAGCAGGTAATGCGTTTTATTTTTTCGAGAAAATGAAAACAGATGCAGATGATGCTGGATTGATTGAAATAAGCCTGCTCTTTGTGGTAGATGTGAATCGAAAGAGGCTAACTGCTCTAATTTCGTTAAGTTGTTACTGCTGACTTTTGGGGCAATTGATGCtttcctctttctttttttcGTTGTTTTTTAGTTATTGCAAACAGATTACAGATGTGGAATAATTTGGGAGTGAATGCTAATGTTTCAAAGTTTCAACAATGGAGTTTTTAGTTTTGAGGAATTGGTGCTTTTCCTTACATGCTTACTGTCATATTGCTTGAGCCTTTTCAATCTTGCTAACTTGTTCAATTTTTTGGTTGCCTTTATGCGTAATTGGTGTATTTTGTCCAAGCAACCTTCTCTCCTCTCCCCTACTATTTGTTGTTGAGGCATGTATATATTTGTCTGTTTCCTAATTCAACCATAAATTGGTGGTAGGCCATATACCACAATTTCAAACAGAAGATAGAATTAGTATTTTCTATTTTGTAGTCTTCTAAGATGTTCCTTAATGTAACACCATATTCAAAATGTTTTACAGTCGAAGCTGATGTGATTAGGATTAGGAGACGTGGTGGTGGGGAGGGCTGGAAAATCTGGCGTGCCCTGGGTGGGTGGTTATTGTTCTTGGATAGATTGCGATTTATGGTTCACTTATATCACATTAACAGTTAAGATCAGGATTTAACTTATTCTAATGTGAAAGACCATACCAATTGCTTAAGGTGTTACAAACCTTATCATCTACCCCGCACGGGCTGGGTCTAATTTCAGACCTTTAAGGTGCAATCTGTGTAAACATCTTAAAAAATCCTAGCTGGTCATTAAGTGGGCACCTTCTAATTAGGTTGAACTAGTGGTCACATATCCCTGCTCGCACCCATTCCTCACATAACTACTCAATACAGGATCAGAAAAATTAAACGTGCGCACATATGCAGACAGTAGATTAGCATTGCTTAGTTATAACTTGTATCTTAAAAACAGCAGTAGTCGAAAGGGAACATTCTGGGAACTTGGGATGTGAGAATGGTTGGAAACTTGTAATTTCTGGGACAACCGGTGTCTGAAGTGCAACTTGTTACCGTAAGTGCCAGGGTAACTTGATGGTCTGTGCTAGCGTTACGTGTGTGGTTTTGTTGACAGAGATGTTTAAGGAAGTTGATGTCTCATGCTGGTAATTAATAAGCAACTAGAAATATTTTGCAGCACTGACCTGAAAATGTTGTTAATGTTACCCCTTGTATTATACAGCAGTTGATGTGGCAATTGATTAAACACTAGGAACTCGTATTAGAGACTCTATAAGGTTGCTGCTAAGTCCATATTTGTCTAGATCTGgtaatagtatttttatatttttttaacctTTGTTAATATGATCTCTGTACTTCCTTCTCCAGACTCAAAGTCCAGACTTGCAAGGAGGGAGAAATGTGTGTGAAAAATGTTGCCATCTCATGCAAGGACAGACTTCTAAAGAAAATCATATTAATGTCAATGTTAATATATGTCTCATTTGCTATAGAAAACATAAACAAACCCTACCATAACACTCCAAATTACAAAAATGTTCCGAAACCAAGAAAACTAATATGGTAGCCTAGTGCACAACGCATGCATCCCGTATTCACGCGGGGTCCAGGGAATCCTAAAGGGTGTGATGTAGATGGCCTAAtttaatgcaagcattagtggctgcttctaCAGCTCACACACGTGATCTATAGGTCACAcgaagacaactttaccgttgctccccTTCTAAAACCAAGAAAACTAATATGATGTTAAAAAAACATAAACCAAATGAAGAAAGGATCTTTTTAATTATGATGttcgttatttttcacttttggtatgtatataattttaccattcgatgtatatattcgtttcactccattattgtacatatttattttactttccgtagtttacttcataacttctttcgtatttttccttaatagcttagcttcttatttcctttagtagcttatttttgagtttttagcttctttttacattctgcgtgatcaataagcctttggttttcttaatgccacggttctttccaaaggtggatgttatgtgaaccgggtggctcttcccaacgatggatggcgtgacaaccttcttaagggattgagtccgttttctttttgctttgatatatagtagtaataaataaaagtgtctcaagtagatttcacttggtactaacacatttaccttcgacctcatggttagagacaagttgattgacaaagaatagctctagttatgacctttagactcttgagttgactaaaacaatcatcgagtggtttctttgagccatttgtgatcttcaatcttagctatggttgttgtgggccctcgactctgttctctttaacaatccagtagcttgagaggtgaggtattaaattgcaagtccaagtcccgtgccaataagtctagaacttgccctgaatgtttgtctaggcgaaattctaagtgtagctcgacttgagaagtgattgtaggctctccttggtccaatttgaactttgaaagcttCCGTAGTCTACCattatgatatccctagtcaacccctttgagcctaaacctttttcattcaatagccatattacaagcctttatctATTTTATAATGACCccctcttggcacccaatctttccttagcattcatgatgaacaattggcaaaagcataagtttgggggagagacgagaaaattgaaagtgataaaaggttcgaaaaaaaaaaaaaggaaaggcaaagaaaaggaagaaaagccaaaaagaaatatgtcaaaaagaaagagaaggttgaagggattcaaagaacataatgatgaaaggcaaggaatgatgagaaaaggagaaaaatgattattatgagtaagaaagagtgacggtttgtctctctagttcccctaagaaagaaggaaaatgactcaaagagtcaagaaagtatgggccgaaatgagaaaatggaatgcttaaggaaagataaaaccatcatagttcgttatgtcctaccttgatccaaaagccttcattacatccctgctaaagccctatatgatttcaagttgagtgagcttacattagtggtgatttacataagaagcaagcttatggtacttagagccggacttgtgacattcttttgagagtgatgagcgcacttcttcacaatccttgttttgagtgttacagtctaaaaagtgagatttgctcatggagagtagaggaggaggagtttgggattcacaatgacctacgtgatagagcgagcttccttgatgaattgagtcaactcttgatgctctagtgtcacattagaactatggaactcaaaaggtcataacatgacgttgttgataattcatttgtgttgaaggtaattgttagtcccaattgatgcttgatgaagtcaccataggccagctgaaatatcctttttttttcttgtggaggtgggaattaccttatttgcttgaggacaagcaaaagcttaagtttggggaattaataagtagggattttagcctattaattgctctcttttacttgtgttttgggccaaaaatgcgtgaatGTATTCCTGAATAttaacttaatatgcttgcttgcagggattgttcaaaatgagccaaaggagctatattcaactcataaaggagtcaaaacttgaacaaatcaAGACTGAGCCAAGAGGTATGGAACGCGGACCGCAACAAAAAAGT
It includes:
- the LOC104117581 gene encoding inositol-tetrakisphosphate 1-kinase 1-like — protein: MSERRFRFGYVLAPKKVSSFIQDSLVNHAQEQGIDLIPIDLNKPLIEQGPFDCIFHKLYGPEWRKQLEEFSLQNPTTIIIDPIDAIEKLHNRISMLEVVNELKITQENETIGIPLQIFIQENSDSLLDHITRQGLDFPVIAKPLIANGTADSHQMYLVLKPEGLEELKPPIVLQEFVNHGGVIFKVYVAGEHVKCVKRRSLPDISEEKLGTLENLIAFSQISNLTAQDQNDDSFAALIENAEMPPLGFVTEVANQLRDALKLHLFNFDMIRDTRAGNRYLVIDINYFPGYAKMPSYETILTAFFLDIARRKQNNESG